Below is a genomic region from Homo sapiens chromosome X, GRCh38.p14 Primary Assembly.
TGATgggggggcagggaggggtgcTGGCAGGAGATAGGATGTAGGCAAGGATAGAAGGAGGGTAGAAGGGAGGGTGTTGCCTAGAACTCTAGAAAAAAGGGGGCAGTGTCTCCTGGAGGGAAAAAAGTAGTATTCTTAAAATGCCTCTCAGCACCCAGTGACCTGGTGGCCTCCAAGTGGTATCATCACCAGTGCTAATAAACATGTCTCTGCTCTAGGCAAGACAGGAGGTGAATAGGTGACGATTCAGATTTAGACCTGAAAACACAACAGgggtttatttgttttagaaGAGGATTACCCATATGACACTTTCAGCCAGCTGCCCTTAGAGACTTAAAATAAGattgtatttaaaagaaaaatgggttTTGCATGCCTTTTGAGGCATTCAGTGGTTCTCATGTCTCCCCTTTGAGCAATGCCCTGTACATCCTGGATGGTCATTTTGGCAGGTAAGCTCCAGGGAAAAGGTAAAAGTGCTAGGGTGTCCACACTCCTGGCAAGAGCCCTAGAAAACAGGGTAAACAGTCCAAAGAGGGGGGTCTAGTCAGACTGGGCTCTGGTAGGGACTTGCAAAGCTAGGTGTGGCGCCTCCGCTTTGTAACCAAGAACCCCCAGTTCCTTGTAATCCCCCTCACAAGTTACTACAGGAAGTGAGGTAGGAAGGTTTTATGGGGACCCAGGCAGGCAGGAGGCATTCTGGGGAAGGTGGTGTTGGCTCAAATCCTGGGCCTCATGTCCCTTCTCTGGTTGTATCTTCCATGCTAGAAGAGCACCTCTTTCTGATGAGGAGTCAACGACAGGCGACTGCCAGCACTTTGGATCTCAGGAGTTTTGTGTCAGCAGCAGTTTTTCCAAGGTAAGAGGCTTTATGGAGCCACGTGCTGTCCACCAAAGGATGGAGCTGAGCTgcctgggaggtgtgcccagcctGCCATCCCAGGAAGTGGGCAGGAAGGGACAGGGTCTCTCCCAGGAGTTGGTATTGGTGGGACACAAATTGGCTGGCTGCCCTCTGCGTCTTCCGAGACCTGGTTGGTCGAGTTGCAGAGAAGACCAGCAGTTGCCTCTCGGGCCTCAGGACACTTGCACCATCTGCAGGGAGCTGGCTGAGATGTGCATGCTATCCTGTCGTTGCAGGTGGAGCTCACGGCAGTTGGAAGTGGCAGCAATGCCCGGGGGGCAGACCCAGATGGCAGTGCTACAGAAAAACTTGGGCACAAGTCAGAAGACAAGCCTGACGATCCCCAGCCAAAAATGGACTACGCTGGGAACGTGGCAGAGGCTGAGGGCCTCTTGGTGCCCCTGAGCAGCCCAGGAGACGGGCTCAAGCTTCCCGCATCTGACAGCGCCGAGGCCAGCAACAGCAGGGCCGACTGCTCCTGGACTCCACTCAACACCCAAATGAGCAAACAGGTTGACTGCTCACCCGCCGGAGTAAAGGCTTTGGACTCTCGGCAAGGTGTTGGAGAGAAGAATACTTTCATTTTGGCAACTCTGGGAACTGGAGTCCCTGTGGAGGGGACCCTGCCCCTGGTTACCACTAACTTCAGTCCTCTGCCAGCCCCTATCTGTCCCCCTGCTCCCGGTTCGGCCTCTGTGCCCCACTCTGTTCCAGATGCATTCCAGGTTCCCCTCTCCGTCCCTGCCCCAGTCCCCCATTCAGGGCTTGTTCCAGTCCAAGTTGCCACTTCGGTTccagctccttcccctcccttaGCACCTGTCCCGGCTCTGGCTCCAGCGCCACCGTCAGTGCCCACGCTCATCTCTGACTCGAACCCCCTTTCTGTTTCGGCCTCAGTCTTGGTGCCTGTGCCAGCTTCTGCTCCCCCTTCAGGCCCGGTTCCCTTGTCGGCTCCAGCTCCTGCCCCGCTTTCAGTCCCAGTTTCAGCTCCTCCCTTGGCTCTCATCCAGGCTCCTGTGCCCCCTTCAGCTCCGACCTTGGTTCTCGCTCCCGTCCCCACTCCGGTTCTGGCTCCCATGCCAGCATCCACGCCTCCAGCGGCCCCTGCCCCTCCGTCTGTGCCCATGCCCACTCCAACCCCATCTTCCGGCCCACCTTCTACCCCCACCCTCATCCCCGCCTTTGCTCCTACACCGGTGCCtgcacccaccccagcccccatctTTACTCCAGCCCCTACACCCATGCCTGCTGCCACGCCAGCTGCCATTCCCACCTCTGCACCCATCCCGGCCTCCTTCAGTTTGAGTAGAGTGTGCTTTCCTGCAGCTCAGGCACCAGCTATGCAAAAAGTCCCCCTGTCCTTTCAGCCAGGGACAGTGCTGACCCCGAGCCAGCCGCTGGTATATATCCCGCCTCCAAGCTGTGGGCAGCCACTCAGTGTGGCCACACTGCCAACCACTCTAGGGGTTTCCTCCACTCTTACGCTCCCTGTCCTGCCGTCCTACCTGCAGGACAGGTGTCTCCCAGGCGTGCTAGCCTCCCCCGAGCTCCGTTCTTACCCGTATGCATTTTCTGTGGCCCGGCCTCTGACTTCGGATTCCAAGCTGGTATCTCTGGAGGTGAACAGGCTCCCCTGCACTTCCCCATCCGGTAGCACCACCACCCAGCCTGCACCCGATGGGGTCCCTGGGCCTTTGGCAGATACCTCCCTTGTTACTGCTTCTGCCAAGGTGCTTCCAACTCCACAGCCTCTGCTGCCAGCCCCCAGTGGGAGCTCAGCCCCACCGCACCCCGCCAAGATGCCCAGTGGCACCGAGCAGCAAACAGAAGGGACTTCCGTTACCTTCTCTCCTCTTAAGTCACCGCCACAGCTGGAACGAGAGATGGCCTCTCCACCTGAGTGCAGCGAGATGCCCCTTGATCTGTCCTCCAAGTCCAACCGCCAGAAGCTTCCATTGCCGAACCAGCGCAAGACACCCCCCATGCCTGTGTTGACCCCCGTGCACACCAGCAGCAAGGCCCTCCTCTCCACAGTCCTGTCTAGGTCTCAGCGCACAACCCAGGCTGCCGGTGGCAATGTCACCTCCTGCCTGGGCTCCACTTCCTCGCCCTTTGTCATCTTTCCCGAGATCGTGAGGAATGGGGACCCGAGCACCTGGGTGAAGAACTCAACTGCACTGATCAGCACCATTCCTGGCACCTACGTGGGAGTGGCCAACCCAGTGCCTGCATCCCTGCTGCTGAACAAAGACCCCAACCTGGGCCTCAACCGTGACCCCCGCCATCTCCCCAAGCAGGAGCCCATCTCCATCATTGATCAAGGAGAGCCTAAGGGCACTGGTGCCACGTGTGGCAAAAAGGGCAGCCAGGCTGGTGCTGAGGGACAGCCAAGCACAGTGAAACGATATACTCCAGCCCGCATTGCCCCTGGGCTGCCAGGGTGCCAAACCAAGGAACTCTCTTTGTGGAAACCCACGGGGCCGGCAAATATTTATCCCCGGTGTTCAGTCAATGGGAAACCTACCAGCACCCAGGTCCTGCCTGTTGGCTGGTCCCCGTACCACCAGGCGTCTCTGCTTTCCATTGGCATTTCCAGTGCCGGGCAGCTGACCCCCAGTCAGGGGGCGCCCATCAGGCCCACCAGCGTTGTTTCGGAGTTTTCTGGTGTGCCATCTCTCAGCTCCAGCGAAGCCGTGCACGGACTTCCTGAGGGGCAACCACGGCCTGGGGGCTCCTTCGTTCCAGAGCAGGACCCTGTTACAAAGAACAAAACTTGCCGGATTGCTGCCAAGCCTTATGAAGAACAAGTCAATCCTGTCCTCTTGACCCTCAGCCCTCAGACTGGGACCCTGGCACTGTCTGTTCAGCCTAGCGGTGGGGACATTCGAATGAATCAGGGGCCTGAGGAATCAGAGAGCCACCTCTGCTCTGACAGCACTCCTAAGATGGAAGGCCCCCAGGGGGCTTGTGGCCTGAAGCTGGCAGGAGACACGAAGCCTAAGAACCAAGTGCTGGCCACCTACATGTCCCATGAGCTGGTCCTGGCCACCCCCCAGAACCTGCCTAAGATGCCTGAGCTGCCTTTGCTACCTCACGACAGCCACCCCAAGGAACTTATATTGGACGTGGTTCCGAGCAGCAGGAGGGGCTCCAGCACAGAGCGCCCACAGCTTGGAAGCCAGGTGGATCTGGGGCGAGTGAAAATGGAGAAGGTGGATGGTGATGTGGTCTTCAATTTAGCCACCTGCTTCCGGGCTGATGGCCTCCCAGTGGCTCCCCAGAGGGGCCAAGCTGAAGTTCGGGCTAAGGCCGGGCAGGCTCGAGTGAAACAGGAAAGCGTAGGGGTCTTTGCTTGCAAGAACAAGTGGCAGCCAGATGATGTGACGGAATCTCTGCCGCCCAAGAAGATGAAGTGCGGCAAAGAGAAGGACAGTGAAGAGCAGCAGCTCCAGCCACAAGCCAAGGCCGTGGTCCGGAGTTCCCACAGACCCAAGGTGAGTGCTGAGCTAAGGTCCAGGGTGGGGCCGAGATGCCGCTGGTCTACTTCGTGCCATGGATAGCAACCTCCTGTGACCCCTACCCTGTGACACAGTGCTGTTGGGCAGCTGTGTGAACTGAACGGATTGGAAGGCTTTTGTAAAAGTAATAATGACCTGCTGTCCCCTCCCTAGGTCACATTTTCCATATACGGTGTCTCAGCATGGGGAGAGGCTGGCTTGTAGTTTGTAGGATGTGGGAAATGATTCTGTCCCTGGGGTAGGGAAGCCATTGTCCCAGATGAGATCGGAAAGCGGAAGAAGGTATTGGTGAGGGAAATCAATGAATAACAGGCTCTTCCTTGAATAAccattcttccttttcctttactGAGAGAACACTGGCCTTGAGAACTTAGGGATGGGGAGAGCAGGGGCCTCTGACGGGGTTGTTCCTTTCACCACTGGTTGGGGGGCCTGCTTAGGATTTGCTGGGAGCCTTGTGGGGTCAGAGCCAATTTGGCTTCTGTGCTAATCAGTTTCCTACCCGCTCGAATGCTTGAGGCAGCAGCTTTGGGTTTTGGCCCACTGGGGATTGGATGGGCAAGGCAGGTTGGGTGTCTGGGTGTTGGTCTTGACAGGCTATGGATGGTGGCAGAGTTCTAGGCAAAAAGGTGGGCCAGGAGCACTTGATGAGAATCCCCTGGTCCCCCAGAAGGGACCAGAGGCTACTGGTGATCCAAGGAGAATCTTGAAACATTTGAGGATAGGGTTTATTAAAAATCTAGAACAACTTGAAGTTCTGTTAGCAAGCTTTCAAGTTGGATGTTCATGTACACTAAGGGACAAAATTTCTGGCTAGAGCACTGTGAATTTGGCTGTGGCACAAGTTTATGGTCTTTTTTGGACCATAGACCATTTTGAAAAGCTGGTGAGAGCTATGGACCCTGTTCCCAGAAATGTGACCTCAGAATTTTGCCAATAATTTTAGGGGGTTCATGGACCTGACCTCTGCCCCATCGCCCAAAGCTCACCCAGGGACTGCAGGTTAAGAACCCCTGGGATAGGTGTTTGGGTGGATTTTAACTCACAAACCTCACAACCACCCTGGTATGTCAGAGACACGTGAAGTAGGAACGTGGGTCATGACGCAGTAGAGCATATAACGTTTGGCAGGTAATTGCCATCTGCGCTCGGTggtaataagaataataattcaTGTCGTTAGAGttgtgtttttacatttgttatcTAATCGTTACAGTAACCATATGAGGTGAATGCTACACCAATCtacaggtgagaaaataaatgaaacagaggctcagagaggatacATTACCCAGTTACACAGCTACTAACTTGCAGAGCTAGAACTCAGACTCTGGTCTCTGGTTCCAAAGTCCATGTTCTTCTTCAGCTATACCATATTATCTTCcactctctttttgtttttttttttttgagtcagggtcttgctctgtcacccgggctggagtgcagtggctcgatcacagctcattgcagccttcaccttctgggctcaagcagtctcccactttagcctcccaagtagctgggaccacaggtgtgtaccactacacctggctaattattttttgtagagacgaggtctcactatgttggctaagctggtctcggactcctgggctgaagcgatcctcctgcttcagcctcccaaagtgctgggattacaggcgtgagccacctcacctggccatcTTCTACTCTCCGCCCATGGAACTGTTTCACTGAATGTTTTGCAAGTTTTTGTTGCATGGCTACTGTATGCCAGTCCTTCCCAGGCAATGGGAATACCTCTTCAGGAGGGTGGTATCATAGATTGATGAGGAGTATGCTCCCTGGAGCCAGACACggagcctgggtttgaattttggCCCCACCTCTTCCTAGCTGTGTGCTATTAGTCAAGCTACTTAATCTCTATGGCCTTCAGTTTCTTAATCTATACACAAGACAATAATAGTATCTACTCAtagagttgtgaagattaaatgagatgatgatataaaatgtccacaataggcaaatccatggagacagaaagtagactagtggttgcctagggttgGGGAGGATGGAAGAGTTGGGGAGTGACTGTTTAATGGGTATTGGGTTTCCATTCagggtgatgaaaaagttctggagctaGATAAGTAGGGATGGTTACATAGCTCTATGACTATACTAAAAACAATTGAATTTTACACTTAAGTGAATTGCATGGTATGTCTTAATAAATtgtatctcagtaaagctgtcattttaaaaaagattaaagaacgTGATATACATAAGTGTGTACagtagtatctggcacatagtaggtgttcagttaGTGTTAGTGGTTGCTGTTATTGTTAGCATTACAAACAAAATAGATGTGGCCCCGCCTCTCATGAAGCTTATGTCTCTCAGATGACTCAGTGACAGGTGGGCACTGCCCTATCCTATATTAGATGAACAGTTCAGTGGGCCCACTATCAAATGCAGAGGGcagaaattaaaatgacaagatCAGGGGCCTGGAAGCAGCTCTTTGCAACTGCCTGTAAGGATTTAGTAAATGTCTATTTTTTGGGAGTGCAAATCACTtcgttccttctttttttttacatgccACCTTCCTGAGAAGGAAACTGTTGATCAGCAAACTAAGATCAGGGGTTTGTTTGAAATAGCCCCTTTCAGGGCTTGGCCAAGAGTGAAAATAGTCTCCTGTTGCCAATACCACCTGCCCAAGGCCTCTCAGGATCCTAAAGGGCCTTCTGCATCAccagcaaagagagagagttCTGCTTCATTTGGTGCTGGATGTATTTTATTGTCCTCTCATTCCTTGGAAAgctctttggaaaatatttcaaaactgttaACCAGAATGTTCATCTCTCACGGTCTCCCCATCCTCCCAACTTCATGCATAAGTTGGAGTGTgcgaaatatttttattcctgacctcaggtgatccgctggccttggcttcccgaggtgctgggattacaggcttgagccaccgcgccctgctagATGTTctgttttacttgtttttgtcttcGGAAGTAAAAGTTAATGATCTGCATTTGAAAGAGCCAGCTAAGAATGATATTCAGAAATAAATAGGACATGTTCAAATGTATGTGCATTTGACTTTATTCCCCCTgacttaaaatagtttttctccaGCCGTACCTGAAGGTTAGTTTTTAAGCAGTAgttcctcatcttcctctttcCAACCAATGCTTTCCTCCTCCTAACACTTTGGTTTGTAGGAACTGGCAGCAAGCCAAGGGGGAAACTGAACTTGAATTTTTAGCTCAGGCCTCTGCTGAAAATAAGAAGCAGGAAGAGTTCATGGGATAGGAGGAGTCCTGGAATTTGATGGGTAGTGGTGACTCCCTGTCCCTGGAGAATTAGGAGGCCCCAGCCCCCGAAAATGTTCCATCAGTAAGGTATGTGCCATCCCCTTAGCTGGAGGTACACCACGATAACCTTCTAGCAGGCGAGGCATGGGTCAGCTTAGGGGAAAAACAGCTCAAGCAAGTTTaacccttcctttcctcctcggACCTGCTTTTATTGTTCCAACGTTTTGCTTATTCTGCACTCCCTGCATACTAGAATACTGGAAATCCCTACATTGCCCTATTTCTTGTTTAGTGGCACAGAGAGACCTCAAAGCTCGTGAGAATACGTGACTGTTAGGCTGAGAGTGTCCTTGCAGTGTGTGAGCACAGCCATTGTGCCTCTTAGATGTGCCAGGCAGTGGGCGTGGGAGAAGCTGAGCTGAAGCAGCCGAGGAAGTGATTCAGGGAAGATAGGTAGCGAGAGCTGATGCCCAGAGGCCCGGGCTGGGGGCCAGGACCCCCGGGTCCTAGTCCCAATTCTGGGTCTTTCTCACTGCAAGCACAAATGTGCTAACTTGCGGGTTGGCCTGGTAAGTGGCAGTCCCTGAGCCAGTGGACACATGGGATTGTGTGTTACCCTGGACAAGTCATTCAACCCTTTGTCTTGGAGCCTCCGTTTTCTTATCTGTTCAGTGGGGATAATATTAGCTTCTCCTCCCAGGGTTGTGGGGAGGATAAAATCCAATAATAGAGATGAGAGCATTTGGAAAGGCTGAAAGTGCTACAGAGTATAAAGTggcattatgaataatgcttggGCCTTTTCACTGGGTTTTATAAATATGAGGATATTTGAATTGCTCCTGtgtcatgtttttcttcttgcctTAGTTGAATCTATTTTCTGGTATTAATTTACACGTGAAAAGAGACAATTTTTCTTGAGTTGGCCTGTACTGAGAATTATTTTCAGTTGTTGGTGCAATACCATTCACAGTGAAGTTATTTGAACAATGTAGTCTCCCAACTTGCAGAAGAGGCATTTTGTTTAATGCCGGTCTCTCCATTGGTGTTTGGGTACAGAGAGTATGGGGCCTGACTTTGCACCTTTTAAAATGACTTTGGGTGTTTATTCACTGGCTTTTGAACGCAGACTCTGTAGACCTCTTTAAAGTGATGGGATGTGGACGCCTATGGGGATTAGCTGGGGCCCTGGACTCAGTCCAAAAGAGCCCCTGTCACCCACTCTGGAAGGCAGTGCACGGCCCCTTGCCCCTGGTCCCCCACTCTGGGCAGCTCATGCCTCTAGGTCAGAAACGGGACACATGGCTCAACCCCTGGAGAGCTTTCTTAAGAAGCAAAACTGACCTCAGACCTGACCCTCTACCTCTCCACAGTGCCGGAAGCTGCCCAGTGACCCCCAGGAATCCACCAAGAAAAGCCCCAGGGGGGCTTCAGATTCAGGAAAAGAGCACAATGGAGTCAGGGGAAAGCACAAGCACCGGAAGCCGACAAAGCCGGAGTCCCAGTCTCCAGGAAAACGAGCCGACAGCCACGAGGAAGGTAGGCCCCGCGGCCCTGGCCCTCTGGGCTGGGCTGCAGAGGGATCCCCAGGGCACAGTGGTGAGGGCAGAGGGGCTCAGGCGCTGACTCCTTCACTCTGGAAAAGTGAGACTTCTTCACTGTGGAAAGAAGATATGATTGACCCCTCTGAAGTCTAAGGTGAGCGAGCAAGGATCGGGGGCCCCTTCTGCTCCTCCTGGGTGCTAGAATAAGGCTGAAGGAAGTGGTTTTCCGACACAAACACCAGGCCCACAACACAGTAGCCGACCCATTTCCCCGCGATGGGTCTAGGCTCAAAGAAACAAGTTTAAGGAGAATTTAGACAAAAACCACGGAATGGGGGTTCATTACGCTGTCTTCTTTGGGTATACTGGAAAACTGCTATTCtgaaaggacaaaaataaatagctaGTTAGCTAGGAGAGTTTAGAGAAATCTTAAACGTTTATTATCATTTAGGGACACACAGGATATCTGGGATGACGGGGCTGGTATGTGTCCCTAACCTGTCCGTTTTGCCACTAATAGTTTCTGGGCACCCTTATCAGGGAGAGAATCCCCAGCATTCCTGAGCATAGGAGtccaggttcatggtcttgcccACCTGACGTGACTATGACCTGCCTCTTCtggtctgttctttttttttttgagacagagtctcactttgcttCCCAGGCTAGagggagttcagtggcacaatatcggttcactgcagcctcaacctcctgagctcaagtgatcctcctacctcagcctcccgagtagctgggaccacaggcatgtgccattacacctggctaatgtttgtagttttgaagagatggggtttcaccatgtttcccaggctggtcttgaactcctgggctcaagccatctccctgcctcagcctcccaaagtgttgggattacaggcgtcagccactgcgtccggcctcaTCTGTTCTTAGCCGTTTTTTCTCTGTTCACTGGCTCCTTGTtcctatcttcccacctcactcAATCCTCCAAGATTCACTGAGGTTGCCCTCCTCTGGGACCTGCTCCAGCTCAGTTAgaactttgtttattttctttctttctttctttttttttttttttttttttttttttttgagatggagtctcactctgtcacccaggctggagtgcagtggcacaatcttggctcactgcaaactctgcatcccaggttcaagtgattctccttcctcagcctcccaagtatctgggactacaggtgagtgccaccacgcccggcgaatttttgtatttttagtagagtcggggtttcaccatgttggccatgctgggctcgatctcctgacctcaggtgatccacccacctcggcctcccaaagtgctgggattacaggcgtgagccaccatgcccagcagaacTTTGTTGAGGTGCAGCAGCCTCAGAGTCCTATGGGCAGTGGGGCCTCCTACTTTCCTACTTTCTGGCACACCATCACATTGATACTGTGCACTGCCTTTTCTGGTATCAGCAAAAGCGACCAaactctcagtttttaaaaaccaccTGGAAACACTCATTGTCTACAAGAGACACATATGTGATGGCCACGTAAGGGGAGTGAATAAATGTAACCCAGATTAACCACAGGGTAAACACAAACTCTTTCTCAATCTTTCCCCCGAGCCTCACAGGTGGGCTTTCTGGTCTTTAAGCTTTGATTGTAACATTTCTGCCTTCTGTCCCCAAACCACACATCACTCCAGGTTCcttggaaaagaaagcaaagagcaGTTTCCGTGACTTTATTCCTGTGGTTCTGAGCACCCGCACGCGCAGTCAGTCTGGTGAGTGAGACTAAGGTGATGGCCCCTCTCAGCATCTTCTATGAAAAGAGAGATCGAAATCTGGTTGAGCAGTTTTACCATGGGCCCAGGTGTCGAGTTGGGAATTTGATTCactgtgccacaatgcccagctccTTGCAGAGATAAGAGAGccctgggtgggggcaggggacaaATAGTCCTCAAATATTGCCCACTGTTTGAGGATTATTTGTTCAACTTTTCAGAGCAGGGATTTGACATCTCTTGTTGGGAGCTGATGGTGGAAAGAGGTAAGGCCTGTGCCACTCGGGAAAGCTGGTTCAACTCCAAGCTTTGGCACCTCGTCATTACTGGGGCTAATCTCAGGCACAGACATTTAACTTTCTACCTTGGTCTTATTGCCCTATGTGACAGGCAGCCTCAAAGTTGGAAAAGTCATTGAATCGTCAGGGCTGGCAGAATCACATTTGGCTCCCTGAATTTGTGTTGGTCAACCTCTAGGGACTAAAAAAAGCTAGCCCTTTCTAGCCACCACTACCTTCTGCTAGCCTCCACACTGGTATCCAGGGCTGGAGATAGTTGTCCCAGTTCACCCAATTTCCATGCAAATTGGATAGAATGGGGAAGCAAGGTATAGTGTAAACTCAGTTATCTGACATTCTAGTAACCGGCACCTTAGCACATGGCAAGCGAGGTGGTAATTGGGGCTCATAATGATGGCCTGGAGGCCTTACAAAATCCTGAAGTGTCCTCTGAATTATCAAAGAGCAATTACATTACAGCCAGTCCCATTTTAGTGTTAAACACATTGTACTGTATTTGATTCTTTGGAAATTGGTGATCCCTTTGTGATCTCTATGATGATTCTGTATTAACCAGAATATTAGATTAACCAGAACACTTTGTTTTGCCTAGTCTATATAATGGAAAATGTGCTGTTATTTGCTGTCTTTTAGCAGTGTGACTAACTTGAAGCTTTGGTCAAGGGCTACTTACTCTATTTGCCTCGaaccatttctttcttctgctgacTTCGCTTGGGTCTGGGGACTGTTGAGTTAATAGCTGGGCCTTGGGAGAAAGATGGTGGTGTCTCACAGCTGCTTCCGAGGAGGAAGGTGTCAAATCTCCTGTAGTGTGAAACCAGGCCAATTTAGGATGTACTTTCGTTGTTAGCAGAGTTGAAGGAAAgagtggagagagaaaatggCCTCTTGGCAAGGTGGCTGAGGAAGGCAGGAAAGGTACCAATCCAtcctggggtggtgggggaggagggggaagcgCTTGCCCAGCGGTGAGGAACAGCTACAACCGGGTGGAGGGAGGTGCCTGGGAGGAAGCTCCACCCCTGAACTCTTGGCAAGTCGGGAGGAGGTGGGGTCAATTTAAGGGAAGTGGGCGTGCCTGGGTGCATTTGGGCGTGACCCAACCAGGCTCTGTCACAGATCACAGGAAAGGGACTCCTTCTTGCTTCGCTTTTCTTGAGACTCTTCTCTTGTGATGATTCTGCTTGGCCGGGGTGGCTCTGTCCCCAAGATTGGTGGTGCCACAAAAGGAGTATATCCTCCCTTGCCCTGTCTGAGACCCCAATTGCCCTCTCCTAGCCCCTGATTTCCCAGGGACCCGTGGCCCTCTCCTGCCCTTCACAAAATACTTGGCACTTTATAAGAGCTAAGCAAGAGTTTTGGGTGTGGATTCAGGTGACACTGTAACGTGGATGAGTAAGGGTGTGTGTTTTTAATACTTGATGTTGTCTGGTATATTGGACTCTGTAAAGCACATATGCGTGAAAAATCTTATTTGAGCCTCAAAACAGCCCTGTGAGGTCAGTAAGGGGAGAAcagtatccccattttatagatgaggagactgCACTGAAGGAACTTTCCCGAACGGTACAGCTAATAACTGGCAGAGCCTGAACTTGAACCCAGACCTTCAAACTCCTAGTCCAGGGCATTCACTTCGACACCATGCTTTGTCCTTTGAAGA
It encodes:
- the BCORL1 gene encoding BCL-6 corepressor-like protein 1 isoform X1; translated protein: MISTAPLYSGVHNWTSSDRIRMCGINEERRAPLSDEESTTGDCQHFGSQEFCVSSSFSKVELTAVGSGSNARGADPDGSATEKLGHKSEDKPDDPQPKMDYAGNVAEAEGLLVPLSSPGDGLKLPASDSAEASNSRADCSWTPLNTQMSKQVDCSPAGVKALDSRQGVGEKNTFILATLGTGVPVEGTLPLVTTNFSPLPAPICPPAPGSASVPHSVPDAFQVPLSVPAPVPHSGLVPVQVATSVPAPSPPLAPVPALAPAPPSVPTLISDSNPLSVSASVLVPVPASAPPSGPVPLSAPAPAPLSVPVSAPPLALIQAPVPPSAPTLVLAPVPTPVLAPMPASTPPAAPAPPSVPMPTPTPSSGPPSTPTLIPAFAPTPVPAPTPAPIFTPAPTPMPAATPAAIPTSAPIPASFSLSRVCFPAAQAPAMQKVPLSFQPGTVLTPSQPLVYIPPPSCGQPLSVATLPTTLGVSSTLTLPVLPSYLQDRCLPGVLASPELRSYPYAFSVARPLTSDSKLVSLEVNRLPCTSPSGSTTTQPAPDGVPGPLADTSLVTASAKVLPTPQPLLPAPSGSSAPPHPAKMPSGTEQQTEGTSVTFSPLKSPPQLEREMASPPECSEMPLDLSSKSNRQKLPLPNQRKTPPMPVLTPVHTSSKALLSTVLSRSQRTTQAAGGNVTSCLGSTSSPFVIFPEIVRNGDPSTWVKNSTALISTIPGTYVGVANPVPASLLLNKDPNLGLNRDPRHLPKQEPISIIDQGEPKGTGATCGKKGSQAGAEGQPSTVKRYTPARIAPGLPGCQTKELSLWKPTGPANIYPRCSVNGKPTSTQVLPVGWSPYHQASLLSIGISSAGQLTPSQGAPIRPTSVVSEFSGVPSLSSSEAVHGLPEGQPRPGGSFVPEQDPVTKNKTCRIAAKPYEEQVNPVLLTLSPQTGTLALSVQPSGGDIRMNQGPEESESHLCSDSTPKMEGPQGACGLKLAGDTKPKNQVLATYMSHELVLATPQNLPKMPELPLLPHDSHPKELILDVVPSSRRGSSTERPQLGSQVDLGRVKMEKVDGDVVFNLATCFRADGLPVAPQRGQAEVRAKAGQARVKQESVGVFACKNKWQPDDVTESLPPKKMKCGKEKDSEEQQLQPQAKAVVRSSHRPKCRKLPSDPQESTKKSPRGASDSGKEHNGVRGKHKHRKPTKPESQSPGKRADSHEEGSLEKKAKSSFRDFIPVVLSTRTRSQSGSICSSFAGMADSDMGSQEVFPTEEEEEVTPTPAKRRKVRKTQRDTQYRSHHAQDKSLLSQGRRHLWRAREMPWRTEAARQMWDTNEEEEEEEEEGLLKRKKRRRQKSRKYQTGEYLTEQEDEQRRKGRADLKARKQKTSSSQSLEHRLRNRNLLLPNKVQGISDSPNGFLPNNLEEPACLENSEKPSGKRKCKTKHMATVSEEAKGKGRWSQQKTRSPKSPTPVKPTEPCTPSKSRSASSEEASESPTARQIPPEARRLIVNKNAGETLLQRAARLGYKDVVLYCLQKDSEDVNHRDNAGYTALHEACSRGWTDILNILLEHGANVNCSAQDGTRPVHDAVVNDNLETIWLLLSYGADPTLATYSGQTAMKLASSDTMKRFLSDHLSDLQGRAEGDPGVSWDFYSSSVLEEKDGFACDLLHNPPGSSDQEGDDPMEEDDFMFELSDKPLLPCYNLQVSVSRGPCNWFLFSDVLKRLKLSSRIFQARFPHFEITTMPKAEFYRQVASSQLLTPAERPGGLDDRSPPGSSETVELVRYEPDLLRLLGSEVEFQSCNS